CAGCTTTACAAGCACTCTCGCGGATTTCGGGCACGAATCTTCTGCTGGGGAGGGGGACCTAGGACGGCGCTGAAGAAGCCGGTTCTCTAGCTCGGCGGTGGCGCGGTTGGATGTCGCCTGCCGTGTGAGGCTGCGCGGTCGGGGCGGCGAGTGTGCCGAGACCGGCCAGGTTGAGGTGGTCGGTGGGTCGCTGGGTGGCCTGGCAGGGCCCGCTGCCGGCTGGGGGGCCGATATCAGGTGGCCAGAGCCCAGGTCCCATCGACGCGGGACAGGCCGCGACCGGTGAGGTTGCGCAGGTTGAGCGCGGCGGTGCGGCGTTTGAGCCAGGCATGGTTCTTGGTGGTGCCGCGGTAGCGCAGCTTGATCCGCCATCCGCCCTGGGTGGCGACTTGGGCCACGGTGCGCTCGATGTTGGGGCGGTAGTGGCGGTAGTCCTCGCGCAGGTCGGGGTGCGCCGCCCAGTCAGCCCGCGCCGCCCGGAGCAGGTCGTCGTGTTCGTGCAGGTCCATGCTGCGTCCGGTCTTCGCGGTGGTGCAGCGGGCGCGTAGCGGGCAGTCTCGGCACAGCGCCCCGAAGGTCACCGTGCGGCGCTCGGAGATCGGGCGGGTATATCCGGCCGGGCAGGTCACGGCGGCGGTGGTCTCGTCGACGGTGAAGTCATCAACGGTGAACCCGCCGCAGACCGCGGGCGCCACCGGCTTGGGTTTGATCACCGCGTCGTGCCCGGCCCGCTCGATCGCCCCACGCAGCTCACCGGTGCCATAGGCGCAGTCGCCGTACCAGGCGAAACTCTCAACCCGACCCGGCTCAGCACCCTCGCCCTCAGCAGCGTTGCCCTCGGACACCGAGGGGTCCAGGCCCTCCTCGATGGGCACCTCACGGGAAGCGGCGACGGC
This genomic window from Sporichthyaceae bacterium contains:
- a CDS encoding transposase, with the translated sequence MPDEREQAVAASREVPIEEGLDPSVSEGNAAEGEGAEPGRVESFAWYGDCAYGTGELRGAIERAGHDAVIKPKPVAPAVCGGFTVDDFTVDETTAAVTCPAGYTRPISERRTVTFGALCRDCPLRARCTTAKTGRSMDLHEHDDLLRAARADWAAHPDLREDYRHYRPNIERTVAQVATQGGWRIKLRYRGTTKNHAWLKRRTAALNLRNLTGRGLSRVDGTWALAT